The following are encoded together in the Salvia hispanica cultivar TCC Black 2014 chromosome 6, UniMelb_Shisp_WGS_1.0, whole genome shotgun sequence genome:
- the LOC125197195 gene encoding putative disease resistance RPP13-like protein 3 has translation MSEAIILRVIGELESFLAEMPWIKIYIQPETLDSQKELIKELKMMSDFVRDNKSEEKSRKHSLLADFAEMAQVSAEHITWLKTYMISKDLRGLRKIKKRMLESEVGEAVSSSQTAGEEGDGSGVVVGLERDVQQLVFKVILSEEMWLIAKPVLIKGMVGVGKTTLARQVYNHAAIVGKFKHRAWISLSSYTSKHEVLVELIRQLVEIDGDKDSLLLEEMGNQSLQQMLLRHLVEMPPWFIVLDNVLPEMRLKSLLLNIASLSHTRHRCRLLITSCNQIQQQFYTHEMKALDAEKSWKLFLKTVNIFTSNENKFSKDLEMKGREMLKKCGGLPLAIKDVARQKAKQRLSGIEWETLFDSIDLSGSLKQLEVMYDNLDEELKACFLHMSLFKENAILREEKLHYIWAANEVKTGIAPCARLVSQSIIEVVHPYPEINRVKRCRVNPLLHMLSYQKSRGGNRL, from the exons ATGTCAGAGGCCATCATCTTACGGGTGATAGGGGAACTGGAGAGCTTTCTGGCTGAAATGCCGTGGATCAAAATCTATATTCAACCGGAAACACTAGATTCCCAGAAAGAGTTAATAAAAGAGCTCAAAATGATGTCGGACTTCGTGAGAGACAATAAATCTGAAGAGAAGAGCAGGAAACATAGTTTGCTAGCTGACTTTGCTGAGATGGCTCAAGTTTCAGCAGAACACATAACGTGGCTGAAAACTTATATGATCTCCAAGGACCTACGCGGGCTGAGGAAGATAAAAAAGCGCATGTTGGAGTCTGAAGTTGGTGAGGCGGTGAGTAGTTCACAAACTGCCGGAGAAGAAGGAGATGGATCAGGTGTCGTGGTGGGCTTGGAGAGAGACGTGCAACAGCTTGTGTTTAAAGTGATTCTCAGTGAAGAGATGTGGCTTATTGCTAAACCGGTACTTATCAAAGGCATGGTTGGCGTGGGAAAGACAACTCTGGCTAGACAAGTATACAACCATGCGGCCATCGTTGGAAAATTCAAGCACCGCGCATGGATAAGCCTTTCTAGTTACACAAGTAAACATGAGGTGCTTGTGGAACTGATACGCCAGTTGGTGGAAATTGACGGAGATAAAGATTCGTTGCTGCTGGAGGAGATGGGCAACCAGAGTCTACAGCAGATGCTTCTCCGGCATCTTGTAGAAATGCCGCCATGGTTTATAGTTCTCGACAACGTGCTGCCGGAAATGCGCTTGAAATCCCTCTTGCTAAACATTGCATCCCTTTCACACACAA GGCATAGATGTAGATTGCTGATCACCAGTTGCAATCAGATTCAACAACAGTTTTATACTCATGAGATGAAAGCTTTGGATGCCGAAAAGAGCTGGAAATTGTTTTTGAAAACAGTTAATATATTCACAAGTAATGAGAACAAATTCTCAAAGGACTTGGAGATGAAGGGTAGGGAgatgttaaaaaaatgtggGGGTTTGCCGCTAGCTATAAAAGATGTTGCAAGGCAGAAAGCAAAGCAAAGACTCTCGGGGATTGAATGGGAAACACtttttgattcaattgatttgagTGGATCATTGAAGCAATTGGAGGTGATGTACGATAACTTGGACGAAGAACTCAAGGCATGTTTCTTGCATATGTCCCTTTTTAaggaaaatgcaatattgaGAGAAGAGAAGTTGCACTATATTTGGGCTgcaaatgaagtaaaaacagGAATTGCACCATGTGCCAGGTTAGTTAGTCAGTCCATTATTGAAGTCGTGCACCCGTACCCAGAAATCAACAGAGTGAAAAGGTGTCGCGTGAATCCTCTACTACACATGCTATCCTATCAAAAAAGCAGAGGAGGAAATAGGCTTTGA
- the LOC125195633 gene encoding disease resistance RPP8-like protein 3 has translation MWLIAKPVLIKGMVGVGKTTLARQLVTLDGDSLLLEEMDNQSLGNMLFRHLGEMPQWFIVLDNVLPEMCFKSFLLDLARLSQPIDKITSVENKFTKELERKGREMLKKCGGLPIAIIDVGREKAKQRLLGIEWEELFDSIDLSKTLKLLEPMYLELDENLKPCFLHMSFFKENAIMREEKLHHIWAANGVETDIAPCASLVGQSIIEVVHPYPERFRVKRCRMNPVLHMLSIKKAEEEIGLEILRNNGNNRPLVSPRHRVIHCGRVKFNHSANQDKYLVSLIFHGGGRYLDDAGQSYWKNFEHIKILDIEDFGAKTISESIGTLTELRYLGLRNNYVEEIPHSLEGLKELEVLDIALNFMVEVPDIIKEMGGLRHLYMSDVICRKPLEVDALQKLKTLTFMSIYSWIYEASNLEKMTSLHKLGVEEIDENSDVSELFPSLAKLKELNHLILRGFRFRMMSCLDEIRVLHMRRKIRTLRLDGCIARLPTAYSFPREIKYLALVNTCLDENPMPILMKLSSLRRLKLRNAYNGRELVFKMMKLQILCISELWNLREVRFEECEDADLEQLEIMNCPHLETLPQEIRSMRRMEKFKMLSHQLPANSTPTSSKKAALSFTVMFS, from the exons ATGTGGCTTATTGCTAAACCGGTACTTATCAAAGGCATGGTTGGCGTGGGAAAGACAACTCTGGCTAGACAA TTGGTGACACTTGATGGAGATTCGTTGTTGCTGGAGGAGATGGACAACCAGAGTCTCGGAAATATGCTTTTCCGGCACCTGGGAGAAATGCCACAATGGTTTATAGTTCTCGACAACGTGCTGCCAGAAATGTGCTTCAAATCCTTCTTGCTAGACCTTGCACGCCTCTCACAGCCAA TTGATAAAATTACAAGTGTTGAGAACAAATTCACAAAGGAGTTGGAGAGGAAGGGCAGGGAGATGCTGAAGAAATGTGGGGGTTTGCCGATAGCTATAATAGATGTTGGAAGGGAGAAAGCAAAACAAAGACTTTTAGGGATTGAATGGGAAGAACtttttgattcaattgatttgagTAAAACATTGAAGTTGTTGGAACCGATGTATCTTGAATTGGATGAAAATCTAAAGCCTTGTTTCTTGCATATGTCCTTTTTCAAGGAAAACGCAATAATGAGAGAAGAGAAGTTGCACCATATTTGGGCTGCAAATGGTGTAGAAACAGATATTGCACCATGTGCCAGTTTAGTTGGTCAATCCATTATTGAAGTCGTCCACCCGTACCCAGAAAGGTTTAGAGTGAAAAGGTGTCGCATGAATCCTGTACTACACATGCTATCCATCAAAAAAGCAGAGGAGGAAATAGGCCTTGAGATCTTAAGGAACAATGGAAATAATCGGCCCTTAGTGAGCCCTCGTCATCGTGTTATTCATTGTGGCAGAGTCAAGTTTAATCACTCTGCGAATCAAGACAAGTATCTTGTTTCTCTCATCTTCCATGGAGGTGGTCGATACTTGGACGACGCAGGCCAGTCTTATTGGAAGAATTTTGAACACATCAAAATACTCGACATAGAAGATTTTGGGGCGAAGACTATATCAGAATCTATCGGGACATTGACCGAGTTAAGGTATTTGGGATTGAGAAACAATTATGTGGAAGAGATCCCACACTCGTTGGAGGGATTGAAAGAGCTTGAGGTTCTCGATATAGCTTTAAACTTTATGGTGGAGGTGCCGGATATTATCAAGGAAATGGGTGGCCTTCGTCATCTCTACATGTCTGATGTGATTTGCAGAAAGCCTTTGGAAGTAGATGCACTACAAAAACTTAAGACGTTGACCTTCATGTCTATATATTCTTGGATATATGAAGCCTCGAACTTGGAGAAGATGACTAGTCTACATAAATTGGGCGttgaagaaattgatgaaaacTCGGATGTGAGCGAGCTCTTTCCATCACTAGCTAAGTTGAAGGAACTTAATCACCTTATTCTGAGAGGGTTTCGCTTCAGAATGATGTCTTGTTTGGATGAGATTCGTGTTCTACATATGCGTAGAAAGATACGCACTCTGAGGCTTGATGGATGCATAGCTAGGCTACCAACTGCCTATAGTTTCCCTCGTGAGATAAAGTACTTGGCTTTGGTAAATACTTGTCTTGATGAAAACCCCATGCCAATACTAATGAAGTTGTCCAGCCTAAGGCGCCTCAAACTGCGGAATGCATACAATGGTCGAGAATTGGTGTTCAAGATGATGAAACTTCAAATCTTGTGCATCAGTGAGTTGTGGAATCTGAGAGAAGTACGATTTGAAGAATGTGAAGATGCTGACCTCGAGCAGCTAGAAATCATGAATTGTCCACATCTAGAGACCCTCCCACAAGAAATTCGGTCGATGAGGCGTATGGAAAAGTTTAAGATG CTCTCACATCAACTACCAGCAAATTCGACCCCAACGTCAAGCAAGAAGGCCGCTTTATCTTTCACAGTTATGTTTAGCTGA